In the Nocardia asteroides genome, TACCCCGTGCGTGGTGACCAGGTGTTTGGTGATTTCGGCGCCGACGCCGCCCAGGGCACCGGTGATCAGTACGGTGCCCGCTGCGTCCCACTCCCCGGGTTCGGCGTCCGGGGCCCAGCGGTGCAGGCGGGGTACCAGGATCTCGCCGGTGCGGAGGGCGGTCTGCGGGTCCTCCGCGGTGGCGAGCGGGGGTAGTGCGGCGAGGGCGGCGAGGGATTCGTCGGTGCCGTCGAGGTCGGTGAGGATCAGGCGGCCGGGCTGTTCGGCCTGGATGGAGCGGACGAGGCCCCAGATCGCGGCCGCGGCGGGGTCGGGCCCGATGGCGGCGGGGTGCGGTGGGTCGGTCGCGGTGGGATCTGCCTGCTGCGTTGCGATCGCGGCATGGGTGGCGACGATCAGGGGCAGCGCTTCGAGGGCGGGGTCGGCGAGCCATTCGCGCAGGACGGGGATGGTCTGGTCGAGTGCGGTCGCGGTGAGGACGGCGGCGGTGGCGGCGGGGTGTTCGGTGGCGGTGGCCGGGCCGGACACCTCCTCGGCGCGGTGGCCGAGGGCGCGGAGCCGGGTGGCCGTCTCGTCGTCGTTCAGCACCAGGAAGGTGCCGGGGGCGGCGGCGGTCAGCGGGGCCGGGACCCAGACCGGCTCGTGGAGGGCGTCGCGCAGCTCCGAACGGGCGGAGCGCAGCTGGGCTGCGGAGACGCGGCGCGCGACCAGGCTGTCGATGGCCAGGACCGGGGTGCCGGTGGGGTCGGTGGCGTGCAGGGCGACGGTGTCCGGCGCGGTCTCGGCGATCCGCACGCGCAGGGCGGCGGCGCCTGCGCTGTGCATGCGAACCCCGTTCCAGGCGAACGGGAGCCGGTTCGTCCCCGCCGGGATGTCGGCGAGCGCGCGCAGGGCGGGCAGGTGCACGGCGGCGTCGAGCAGCGCGGGGTGCACGCCGAAGGCGGCGGCGCGGGCGCGCTCCGGCTCGGGGAGCTCGACCTCGACGAAGAGTTCGCCCGCCCGCTCCCAGGCCCGGCGCAGCCCCTGGAAGGCGGGGCCGTAGGCGAGGCCGGTGCCGAGCAGCTCCGGGTAGATGCCGGTGACGTCGACCTCGGTGGCGTCGGCGGGCGGCCAGGTGCGCAGGTCGGGGAAGGGATCGCCGGGCTCGGCGCCGAGCAGGGCGGTGGCGTGCCGGATCCACTCGCCGCCGGACGGGCGGGAGTGGATCCGCACCTCGGCGCCGGTCACGGTGACCTGGAGGTCGACCGGGTCGTCGCCGAGCACCAGCGGCGCCTCCACCAGGAGCTCGGCCACCCCCTCGGCACCGGTCTCGGTGGCTGCCCGGGCCGCCAGGTCGAGCAGCGCCGTGCCCGGCACGATGACGGTGCCGAGCACCGCGTGGTCGGCCAGCCACGGGTGGCTGCGCAGCGAGACCTGCCCGGTGAGCAGCGCGCCGTCACCGGATGCGAGGGTGACCGCGCCGGTGAGCAGCGGGTGGTCGATACCGGGGACGGTCCCGTGCGCCCGGCCCGCCTCCCGCTCCGCCCAGAAGCGGGTGCGCTGGAAGGCATAGGTGGGCAGCGGGATCCGCGGGGTCTCCGGGACGAGCCCGGTCCAGTCGACCGGGTGCCCCTGGGCGAAGGCGGTCGCGGCGGCGGTGAGCACGGTGCCGATCTCGTCGCGGCCGCGGCGCAGGACCGGCGCGACGACGGTGCCGGCACCGCGCAGCAGCGGGGTGAGGACGGCGTCGGCGCCGAGCTCGAGCACGGTGCCCGCGCCCTGTTCGCGCAGGGTGGCGACGGCGTCGGCGAAGCGGACGGTGCCGCGCAGGTGCCGCACCCAGTAGCCGGGGCCGGCCAGATCGGCGGCGGTGAGCACGGCGCCGGTGGCGTCCGAGACCAGGGTCGCCTCGGTGGGTTCGGTGCAGACCAGCTCGGCCACGACCTTCTCGAAGTCGGCGAGCACCGGCTCCATGAGCGGGGAGTGGAAGGCGTGCGAGACGGTGAGCCGCCTGGTGCGGCGGCCACGCTCGGCCAATCCGGCGGCGATGGCGAGCACCGGGGCCTCGGCGCCGGAGAGCACGACCGCGCGCGGGCCGTTCACCGCGGCCAGCGCGACCTCGGCGCGGTCCGGGTGCTGCTCCATGGCCCGGAGCAGCTCGGCCTCGGTGGCCTCGATCGCGACCATGGCGCCGCCGGGCGGTTGCTCGCCCATGAGCCTGCCGCGGGCGGCGACCAGGCGGGCGGCGTCGGCGAGCGAGAGCGCGCCCGCGACGTGCGCGGCGACGATGCCGCCGATGGAGTGGCCGGCGACGGTGTGGAAGTGGAGGCCCCGGGAGCGCAGGAGCCGGTACAGCGCGGTCTCGACCGCGAAGATCACGGCCTGGGTGTAGACCGTGGAGTCGATCAGCCCCTCGGTGCCCGGTGCGCCGAACGCCACGTCGCGGACCGAGTGCCCGGCCACCGGAGCGAGGTGCCGGTCCAGCAGCGCGACGGCTTCGTCGAACGGGGCGCGGAACTCAGGGAAGCGTTCGTACAGTGCGCTGCCCGCGCCCGCGCGCTGGCTGCCCTGTCCGGCGAAGACCGCCGCAAGGCCGCTGCCCGAGCGCGGGGCCGGGGTGATCACGCCCGGTGCGGGGCGGTCCTCCGCGACGGCGGTGAGGCCGGCGATCAGGGTTTCCCGGTCGGCGGCGAGCACGACGGCCCTGGTGTCGAACTCGACCCGGTGCCGGAGCAGGGTCGATGCCGTGGCATCGAGATCGGCTCCCGCCGAGACGAACTCGGCCAGCCGCGCCGCTTGAGCCGCCAGCCCGGCCCGGCCGACGCCGGACACCACGAACGGCCGTTCGCCGACCGGCGCCACCCCGTCAGAGCCCGGCGCCACCCCGTCGGTGCCCGGCACGACCCCGTGGGAACCCGGCGCGAACTCGCCATCGGGCGCGACGGGATCGAGCCCGATGGCGGGCGGGGCCTGTTCCAGGACGACGTGGGCATTGGTCCCCGACACCCCGAAGGCGGAGATCCCGGCGCGCCGGGGGCGCCCGGTCTCCGGCCAGGAGCGCCCCTCGGTGAGCAGCGCGACATGCCCGCTCGCCCAGTCGACCAGCGGGGACGGTGCCTCCAGGTGCAGCGAGGCAGGCAGCCACCCGCGCTCGAGCGCCTCCACCAGCTTCACCACCCCGGCGACGCCCGCGGCGGCCTGCGCGTGCCCGATATTCGACTTCAGCGACCCCAGGTACAGCGGCTCACCCCCGTCGCGCGATCCGTAGGTGGCGAGCAGCGCCTGCGCCTCGATGGGGTCGCCGAGCACGGTGCCGGTGCCGTGCGCCTCCACCGCGTCCACCTCGCCGACGCCGAGCCCGGCATCGCCGAGCGCCGCCAGGATCACCCGCTGCTGGGCGGGCCCGTTCGGCGCGGTGAGCCCGTTGGAGGCCCCGTCCTGGTTCACCGCGCTCCCCCTGATCACCGCGAGCACCGGGTGCCCCAGCCGCTGCGCATCCGAGAGGCGTTCCAGCAGAACGGCTCCCACACCCTCGGCCCATCCGGTGCCGTCCGCGCCCGCGGCGAAGGCCTTGCACCGGCCGTCGGTGGCGAGCCCGCGCTGCCGGGAGAACTCGGTGAACCCGATCGGCGTCGACATCACCGACGCCCCGCCCGCCACCCCGAGGTCGATCTCGCCCGAGCGCAGCGCCCGCACCGCCAGGTGCACGGCGACCAGCGACGACGAGCACGCCGTGTCCACGGTGACCGCGGGCCCCTCGAACCCGAAGGTGTAGGCGATCCGCCCGGAGACGACGCTGCCCAGGTTGTTGATGGCCAGGTACCCCTCCAGATCGTCGGGGATCGGGTCGAGCCGGGAGCCGTAGTCGTGCCCGGCCAGCCCGGCGTAGACGCCGGTCCGGCTG is a window encoding:
- a CDS encoding type I polyketide synthase is translated as MATEAKLRDYLKRSIAKEQKLQQRLDDLQAKTREPIAIVGTACLLPGGIESPEQLWELVAAGGDAVGEFPADRGWDLAALYDPDPDRPGTSYTRHGGFLDGVADFDPDFFGISHREALAMDPQQRLLLRTTWEAFERAGLDPHAFGGSRTGVYAGLAGHDYGSRLDPIPDDLEGYLAINNLGSVVSGRIAYTFGFEGPAVTVDTACSSSLVAVHLAVRALRSGEIDLGVAGGASVMSTPIGFTEFSRQRGLATDGRCKAFAAGADGTGWAEGVGAVLLERLSDAQRLGHPVLAVIRGSAVNQDGASNGLTAPNGPAQQRVILAALGDAGLGVGEVDAVEAHGTGTVLGDPIEAQALLATYGSRDGGEPLYLGSLKSNIGHAQAAAGVAGVVKLVEALERGWLPASLHLEAPSPLVDWASGHVALLTEGRSWPETGRPRRAGISAFGVSGTNAHVVLEQAPPAIGLDPVAPDGEFAPGSHGVVPGTDGVAPGSDGVAPVGERPFVVSGVGRAGLAAQAARLAEFVSAGADLDATASTLLRHRVEFDTRAVVLAADRETLIAGLTAVAEDRPAPGVITPAPRSGSGLAAVFAGQGSQRAGAGSALYERFPEFRAPFDEAVALLDRHLAPVAGHSVRDVAFGAPGTEGLIDSTVYTQAVIFAVETALYRLLRSRGLHFHTVAGHSIGGIVAAHVAGALSLADAARLVAARGRLMGEQPPGGAMVAIEATEAELLRAMEQHPDRAEVALAAVNGPRAVVLSGAEAPVLAIAAGLAERGRRTRRLTVSHAFHSPLMEPVLADFEKVVAELVCTEPTEATLVSDATGAVLTAADLAGPGYWVRHLRGTVRFADAVATLREQGAGTVLELGADAVLTPLLRGAGTVVAPVLRRGRDEIGTVLTAAATAFAQGHPVDWTGLVPETPRIPLPTYAFQRTRFWAEREAGRAHGTVPGIDHPLLTGAVTLASGDGALLTGQVSLRSHPWLADHAVLGTVIVPGTALLDLAARAATETGAEGVAELLVEAPLVLGDDPVDLQVTVTGAEVRIHSRPSGGEWIRHATALLGAEPGDPFPDLRTWPPADATEVDVTGIYPELLGTGLAYGPAFQGLRRAWERAGELFVEVELPEPERARAAAFGVHPALLDAAVHLPALRALADIPAGTNRLPFAWNGVRMHSAGAAALRVRIAETAPDTVALHATDPTGTPVLAIDSLVARRVSAAQLRSARSELRDALHEPVWVPAPLTAAAPGTFLVLNDDETATRLRALGHRAEEVSGPATATEHPAATAAVLTATALDQTIPVLREWLADPALEALPLIVATHAAIATQQADPTATDPPHPAAIGPDPAAAAIWGLVRSIQAEQPGRLILTDLDGTDESLAALAALPPLATAEDPQTALRTGEILVPRLHRWAPDAEPGEWDAAGTVLITGALGGVGAEITKHLVTTHGVRHLLLLGRRGAATPGAPELVAELEAAGATVQVRATDIANRDELTAALAEIPRTHPLTTVVHAAGVVDDALFADLTPERLTTVRAPKAEGARHLHELTAELPTLTRFVLFSSVSALLGGPGQSAYTAANAELDAIATARRATGLPATSISWGLWEQPSGTTAHLTPADRARIARGGLRSLPTDLATTLFDAALAGDLPVVVAARFDTAALTRRAETDATPPILRTLTGTRRPNRNSALTELAGLDPEARQRALLDLVRAETGAALAHPDPAAIEPARALVELGLDSLSAVELRNGLARATGLRLPATLTFDHPTPEAVATFLGTRIDAPTAPEKPAATGLAALHRRIHESGKYAEAAQLLIAASHARTTFPADERERHALAPIRLATGPAPTAVVAFPALSAISGPHEYSRVAQEFRGERDFFVVPWPGFTAGSDDLPDSIATLVRLGVDGLRAALPPDRPFVVLGRSMGGCAAHAVAAALEAEGLPPSGLVLVDSYPIDAATQPGMEWWVGSMIGGMLERVDRFDLAVQDDRLTTMGSYNRIFADWRPGPIATPIHLLRAENALPGTTVGGDRDWRAYWPVPHGTADIPGDHFTALEEHGPTTAAAVREWLLRLES